The Papaver somniferum cultivar HN1 chromosome 3, ASM357369v1, whole genome shotgun sequence genome includes a region encoding these proteins:
- the LOC113361838 gene encoding zinc transporter 2-like: MGTIPPVETVQSLIFGMNMCIGATIFFKLTSVITMVLILLLGVYSGLEGIAVGIADNEANAWSSLWNVSLPKMIAAVTFGTGLFELLPDRPYLASVAYLSASFVSTPIGVAIRTHIDAATQAQVADWIFVFTTGAIGGIYVYDTALYVLFRGTKRAKPSLFGGFVSVVIGMGVAAVITTLESYYNQSMSRNLLA, translated from the exons ATGGGGACAATTCCACCTGTGGAAACCGTTCAATCGCTGATCTTTGGAATGAACATGTGCATTGGGGCTACAATTTTTTTCAAGTTGACTTCAGTAATTACTATGGTTCTCATACTTCTACTCGGTGTTTATTCTGGTTTGGAGGGCATAGCAGTTGGCATTGCAG ATAATGAAGCAAATGCATGGTCAAGTTTGTGGAACGTATCACTGCCCAAGATGATTGCAGCCGTCACCTTTGGAACTGGACTGTTCGAGTTGTTGCCAGACAGGCCATACCTTGCATCTGTTGCTTACTTATCTGCATCCTTTGTTTCAACTCCAATTGGAGTAGCCATACGTACTCACATTGATGCCGCTACACAAGCACAAGTAGCTGACTGGATCTTTGTCTTCACAACGGGTGCTATTGGTGGAATTTACGTCTATGACACTGCTCTCTATGTTCTTTTTAGAGGCACCAAACGAGCGAAACCTAGTTTGTTCGGGGGATTTGTTTCGGTGGTTATAGGCATGGGAGTGGCGGCTGTGATCACGACCTTGGAATCATATTATAACCAGTCAATGTCACGAAACTTACTTGCGTAA
- the LOC113357884 gene encoding transmembrane protein 87B-like, translating into MDHNRIRLRSCSFDPLDLKLIIKLGFCFLIFFFFVSVVESSIHEYNNEPFTPQLNSFFFHGGSEGLYASKFLDDRTETIKTNPDDQQQQQQEQQKPPINGKSFVRFESVTFRRTKEATERQNPMQQKTGLIEAILFEVKDRDRIGGSFVGSDALCCTPELAKDGNCKVGEVIIHRQENGEWPKRIQTFFEGQEEEAKMTPLSVEVDSTGMYYLYFMYCDPQLKGTVINGRTVWRNPEGYLPGKMGPLMTFYGFMSLAYLVLGLLWFLQFVRFWKDILQLHYYITIVIALGMCEMAFWYFEYANFNSTGARPMGITMWAVTFSAVKKTVSRLLLLVVSMGFGVVKPTLGGITSKVLLLGLVYFLASEALELVENLGNINDFSGKAKLFLVLPVALLDACFILWIFSSLSKTLEKLQMRRSMAKLELYRKFTNSLAVSVLLSVAWIGYELYFNATDPLSELWRRAWIIPAFWSVLAYLLLLVICVLWAPSQNPTRYAYSEETGDDLEEEGISLTGSVDAAVKTERKELVFGIGGEDLEEDKRE; encoded by the exons ATGGATCACAACAGAATCAGACTCAGAAGTTGTTCCTTTGATCCGCTTGATCTAAAATTAAtcataaaattagggttctgtttcctaatcttcttcttcttcgtatcaGTTGTTGAAAGTTCGATCCATGAATATAATAACGAACCATTTACACCTCAATTAAATTCCTTCTTCTTTCATGGTGGTAGTGAAGGTCTTTATGCTTCTAAGTTTCTGGATGATAGAACGGAAACAATAAAAACAAACCCAGAtgatcaacaacagcaacaacaagaacaacaaaagccCCCTATCAATGGAAAATCCTTTGTCCG GTTCGAGTCTGTTACTTTTAGAAGAACAAAGGAAGCTACGGAAAGGCAAAATCCAATGCAACAAAAGACTGGATTGATAGAAGCTATATTGTTTGAAGTCAAAGACCGGGATAGGATTGGtggttcttttgttggttctgatgCATTGTGCTGTACTCCCGAACTAGCCAAAGACGGAAACTGTAAGGTTGGAGAAGTTATTATTCACCGTCAGGAGAATGGTGAATGGCCTAAACGTATCCAGACTTTCTTCGAAGGACAAGAGGAAGAAGCTAAAATGACGCCGTTATCTGTTGAAGTGGATAGTACTGGAATGTATTATCTATATTTTATGTATTGTGACCCTCAACTTAAGGGCACAGTGATTAATGGAAGAACTGTTTGGAGGAACCCAGAAGGTTATTTGCCTGGAAAGATGGGCCCGCTTATGACATTCTACGGGTTCATGTCTCTTGCTTATCTTGTACTTGGTCTCTTGTGGTTTCTACAATTTGTTCGATTTTGGAAAGATATATTACAGCTACACTACTACATTACTATTGTCATTGCGTTGGGGATGTGTGAAATGGCGTTCTGGTATTTCGAGTATGCAAACTTCAATTCTACTGGGGCCAGACCAATGGGTATAACTATGTGGGCAGTCACCTTTAGCGCCGTCAAAAAGACTGTCTCTCGGCTACTTCTTTTAGTGGTTTCAATGGGATTTGGTGTTGTAAAGCCAACCCTTGGTGGGATAACCTCAAAAGTACTTCTGCTAGGTCTAGTTTACTTTCTGGCTTCAGAGGCTCTTGAGCTTGTTGAAAATCTGGGAAATATCAATGACTTCTCGGGAAAAGCAAAGCTGTTCTTGGTGCTGCCTGTTGCTCTGTTGGATGCGTGCTTTATACTCTGGATATTCTCATCCTTATCTAAGACTCTGGAGAAGCTGCAG ATGCGGAGAAGCATGGCAAAATTGGAGCTCTACCGGAAATTCACCAATTCACTAGCTGTGTCTGTGCTGCTTTCTGTTGCTTGGATTGGCTATGAG TTGTACTTCAATGCAACAGATCCATTGAGTGAGTTGTGGCGAAGAGCGTGGATTATCCCAGCATTTTGGAGTGTGCTAGCTTACTTACTCCTTTTGGTGATATGCGTCCTTTGGGCTCCTTCTCAGAACCCCACTAG ATACGCGTACTCAGAAGAAACAGGGGACGACCTGGAAGAGGAGGGTATCTCACTGACAGGCAGTGTAGATGCTGCAGTCAAGACAGAGAGGAAGGAACTTGTTTTCGGGATTGGCGGCGAAGACCTTGAGGAGGACAAACGAGAGTGA
- the LOC113357885 gene encoding N-terminal kinase-like protein produces the protein MFKFLKGVVGGSGTGLKDLPYNIGEPYSSAWGSWTHSRGTSKDDGSPVSIFSLTGSNAQDGHLAAGRNGVKRLRTVRHPNILSFLHSTEAEIFDGATPKHTIYIVTEPVMPLSEKIKELGLQDTQRDEYYAWGLRQISKAVSFLNNDCKLVHGNVCLASVVVTPTLDWKLHAFDVLSEFDGNNEGSTGPMLQYEWLVGAQYKPMELTKSDWAAIRKSPPYAIDSWGLGCLIYELFSGMKLAKTEELRNTSSIPKSLLPDYQKLLSSMPPRRLNTSKLIENSEYFQNRLVETIQFMEILSLKDSVEKDTFFRKLPNLAEQLPRPIVLKKLLPLLASALEFGSAAAPALTALLKMASWLSPEEFTAKILPTVVKLFASNDRAIRVGLLQHIDQFGESLSSQVVDEQVYPHVATGFSDTSAILRELTLKSMLILAPKLSQRTIAGSLLKYLSKLQVDEEAAIRTNTTILLGNIASHLNDGTRKRVLINAFTVRALRDNFSPARGAGIMALCATSSYYDTMEIATRILPNIVVLTIDPDSDVRSKAFQAVDLFLQIVKQHDEKINSGDTTGISSMGTSAGNAGLLGWAMSSLTIKGKADHAPVASAESSGQLTAAASNASSVVNPPDAMPAYPTFTTDSADLPVPSSPTSTDGWGEIENGIFEEQDKEEKDIWDDVEPVEEPKPAAFANIQAAQKRPIVQPKSQVTSVKPKSTVRADKDEDDDLWGSIAAPAPRSTASASKSLNMRSTASTSSLASASSTKPDDDDPWAAIAAPPPTTRAKPLSLGRGRGGKPAAPRLGAQRVNRTSSGGI, from the exons ATGTTTAAGTTTCTGAAAGGAGTAGTAGGTGGATCCGGTACAGGATTGAAAGATCTACCTTATAATATCGGCGAACCTTACTCTTCTGCTTGGGGTTCATGGACTCACTCTCGCGGCACTTCCAAG GATGATGGTTCCCCAGTGTCTATATTTTCACTTACTGGGAGTAATGCTCAAGATGGACATTTAGCTGCTGGTCGTAATGGTGTCAAACGTCTAAGGACG GTCAGGCATCCAAATATCTTATCATTTCTTCACAGCACAGAGGCCGAGATTTTTGATGGTGCTACTCCAAAGCATACTATCTACATTGTTACTGAGCCTGTCATGCCACTCTCTGAGAAGATTAAGGAACTAGGCCTTCAAGATACTCAGAG GGATGAGTATTATGCATGGGGACTGCGCCAGATATCTAAGGCTGTGAGCTTTTTGAACAATGACTGCAAACTA GTTCATGGTAATGTATGCTTGGCAAGTGTTGTTGTGACTCCTACGTTGGACTGGAAACTGCATGCTTTTGACGTGCTATCTGAGTTTGATGGAAATAATGAAGGGTCTACTGGACCGATGCTG CAATACGAGTGGCTAGTCGGAGCACAGTACAAACCGATGGAATTGACAAAATCTGATTGGGCAGCAATCCGAAAATCACCGCCTTATGCCATTGATTCTTGGGGATTGG GTTGTCTTATTTATGAGCTTTTCTCTGGTATGAAATTGGCCAAAACGGAAGAGCTGCGCAACACCTCATCTATTCCAAAG TCTCTACTTCCAGATTACCAGAAGCTCTTGAGTTCAATGCCCCCTCGCAGATTGAATACTTCAAAGCTTATTGAGAACAGTG AGTATTTTCAAAATAGGCTGGTGGAGACAATCCAATTCATGGAAATCTTGAGTTTGAAAGATAGTGTTGAGAAAGATACCTTCTTCCGTAAACTTCCAAACTTGGCTGAGCAACTTCCTCGCCCAATTGTTTTGAAAAAG TTACTGCCTCTACTAGCATCTGCGCTAGAATTTGGTTCAGCTGCTGCTCCTGCCTTGACTGCTTTATTAAAAATGGCTTCATGGTTGTCTCCTGAAGAATTCACTGCTAAG ATATTGCCAACTGTTGTGAAACTATTTGCCTCAAATGACCGTGCTATTAGAGTAGGCCTTCTACAACATATCGATCAGTTTGGAGAGTCATTATCTTCTCAAGTTGTAGATGAACAA GTTTATCCTCATGTTGCCACTGGGTTTTCCGATACATCCGCTATTCTTCGGGAACTGACACTTAAGTCAATGCTCATCTTGGCACCCAAG CTGTCTCAGCGAACTATTGCGGGATCGTTGCTGAAGTATCTATCGAAGTTGCAG GTGGATGAAGAAGCAGCTATTAGAACAAACACAACAATTCTATTGGGGAACATTGCCAGCCATCTTAATGATGGG ACAAGGAAGCGAGTCTTGATTAATGCATTTACAGTACGTGCACTACGTGATAATTTCTCTCCCGCGCGTGGAGCAG GTATCATGGCTTTGTGTGCCACAAGTTCATATTATGACACAATGGAGATTGCAACCCGTATCTTGCCGAACATTGTTGTACTTACCATTGATCCTGATAG TGATGTTCGATCAAAAGCGTTTCAAGCTGTTGACCTGTTTTTACAGATTGTAAAGCAGCATGATGAAAAG ATTAATAGTGGAGATACTACTGGAATTTCAAGCATGGGAACATCTGCTGGAAATGCAGGTTTGCTCGG ATGGGCGATGAGCTCTTTGACAATCAAGGGTAAAGCTGACCACGCACCAGTTGCATCAGCAGAATCAAGCGGCCAACTTACTGCAGCAGCCTCAAATGCAAGCTCAG TGGTGAATCCTCCGGATGCAATGCCGGCCTATCCAACTTTTACTACTGATTCAGCTGATTTACCCGTCCCATCATCTCCAACTTCAACCGATGGTTGGGGAGAAATTGAAAATGGTATTTTTGAAGAGCaagacaaagaagaaaaagacatatGGGATGATGTTGAACCAGTTGAGGAGCCAAAACCTGCAGCCTTTGCCAACATTCAAGCTGCTCAGAAAAGACCCATTGTGCAACCAAAATCACAAG TTACCAGTGTGAAACCGAAGAGCACAGTAAGGGCAGACAAGGATGAAGATGATGACTTATGGGGATCCATTGCCGCTCCTGCCCCGAGGTCAACGGCATCAGCATCAAAATCTTTGAACATGAGGTCAAcggcatcaacatcatcattggcATCAGCATCATCAACAAAACCTGACGACGACGATCCATGGGCAGCCATTGCTGCTCCACCACCAACTACCAGGGCCAAGCCATTATCTCTTGGAAGAGGTCGTGGAGGCAAACCTGCTGCCCCGAGATTGGGTGCACAAAGAGTAAACAGAACGTCGTCAGGCGGAATTTAG
- the LOC113357886 gene encoding DEAD-box ATP-dependent RNA helicase 20-like: MPYVPPHLRSSSSQSSSSSQSTTGNTKPSSETLDSSSDHQQQLKTWNSNSNSSSSSFNGARRTTSSSSSNLPVSRTMAVPEAVFHQWKPSERVSRLLPEQIEEVRLRLNVDVTTAPDSAPAPAPIESFTDMCLHESIMKDIAFHEYTRPTSIQAQAMPIALQGRDLLGCAETGSGKTAAFAIPMIQHCLAQPSVRRGDGPLALVLAPTRELAQQIEKEVKAFSRSLESFRTAIVVGGTNMAEQRSELRAGVNIVVATPGRFIDHLQQGNTCLSRISFVVLDEADRMLDMGFEPQIREVMRNLPVKHQTLLFSATMPVEIEALAQEYLTDPVQVKVGKVSSPTANVSQMLQKVPENEKIDQLLSLLVEEAAQADRSGHPLPLTIVFVERKTRCDEVAEALIAQGLHAVALHGGRSQSEREAALRNFRNGSTNILVATDVASRGLDVTGVAHVINLDLPKTMEDYVHRIGRTGRAGSTGQATSFYTDRDMFLVAHIKKAISDAESGNSFAFATGKVARRKEKEAAAAQKEARVALSKLSVTGPTSVNVEDKYKYMLAPPSSTRKEGAADDAWDD, encoded by the exons ATGCCGTATGTGCCGCCACATCTAAGGAGTTCCTCATCtcaatcgtcttcttcttctcaatctaCAACTGGAAACACTAAACCttcttcagaaaccctagattCTTCTTCTGATCACCAACAACAACTTAAAACATGGAATTCCAACAGCaactcttcttcgtcttcattcaatGGCGCTCGTCgaacaacatcttcttcttcttcgaatctGCCTGTCTCTAGAACTATGGCTGTTCCTGAAGCGGTGTTTCATCAATGGAAACCGTCTGAGCGTGTTTCCCGTCTTCTACCTGAACAG ATTGAAGAGGTTCGCTTACGGCTGAATGTTGATGTTACTACTGCGCCAGATTCCGCTCCTGCACCTGCGCCAATTGAATCATTTACAGACATG TGTTTGCATGAAAGTATCATGAAAGATATAGCATTTCACGAGTACACTAGACCAACCTCTATTCAGGCCCAAGCTATGCCAATTGCTCTTCAGGGAAGGGATCTTTTGGGTTGTGCCGAGACGGGGAGTGGGAAAACTGCTGCTTTTGCTATTCCAATGATCCAG CATTGCTTAGCCCAGCCTTCTGTTCGGCGAGGTGATGGTCCTCTTGCATTAGTGTTGGCACCTACCAGAGAACTTGCCCAACAGATTGAGAAAGAG GTTAAGGCCTTTAGTAGATCTCTGGAGTCTTTTAGAACTGCTATTGTTGTTGGTGGAACAAATATGGCAGAACAG AGGTCTGAGTTGCGGGCAGGAGTAAATATTGTGGTTGCCACACCTGGAAGATTTATCGACCATTTGCAACAAGGGAACACCTGTCTTTCTAGGATCTCTTTCGTTGTTTTGGATGAGGCTGACAGAATGCTGGACATGGGGTTCGAGCCGCAGATAAGAGAG GTGATGCGGAATCTTCCCGTAAAGCACCAAACATTGCTGTTTAGTGCAACTATGCCAGTTGAAATTGAAGCCCTTGCACAG GAGTACCTCACTGACCCAGTGCAAGTAAAGGTTGGAAAAGTAAGTAGCCCTACAGCAAATGTGTCTCAAATGCTGCAGAAGGTTCCGGAGAATGAGAAG ATCGATCAGCTTCTGTCTTTGCTTGTGGAAGAGGCGGCTCAGGCTGATAGATCTGGTCATCCACTCCCGTTAACAATTGTTTTTGTTGAAAGGAAG ACTAGGTGTGATGAAGTTGCAGAAGCCCTGATAGCACAAGGTCTGCACGCTGTTGCTCTTCATGGTGGCCGTAGCCAAAGTGAAAGAGAAGCAGCTCTTCGCAATTTTCGAAATGGTTCTACTAATATTCTG GTCGCCACAGATGTTGCATCTCGTGGTTTAGATGTCACAGGAGTTGCTCATGTGATCAACCTTGATCTTCCCAAG ACAATGGAGGATTATGTGCACCGTATTGGAAGAACTGGGCGTGCAGGATCAACTGGACAGGCTACTTCATTTTACACAGATCGTGACATG TTCCTGGTGGCCCATATTAAGAAAGCTATTTCAGATGCAGAATCTGGGAACTCCTTTGCATTTGCAACTGGCAAG GTTGCAAGGCGGAAAGAAAAAGAGGCAGCAGCTGCACAGAAAGAAGCGAGAGTTGCATTATCAAAACTTTCCGTGACAGGTCCAACCTCCGTAAATGTAGAGGATAAGTACAAGTACATGCTTGCGCCTCCTTCAAGTACAAGGAAAGAGGGTGCCGCTGATGATGCTTGGGATGATTAA